The window GTAACACCCAACAACTTGAAATGAAAAAAGGCAGCTTATCCAATAATCAAAGCAATTAGAAAGTTCCAAATTCAGTGGTAAATGGTGCTCAGATAATAGCACGAGGGTAGAAAGATATTGATTTTCAATAGTAGTACTGTAGTAGCAGATAAATAACATGTCACTGCAAATATATGCATTCATAATAATTCCTATAACCACAATTGGCATGGACTTGCAACAAAGCTATTTGCAAAGCCAAaccaaatcaaactaaaaactGTGGGAAGTACCCTTTACTACACAATGTATCATTCCATTAGTTACTCTAACAACCAGAAAGTTAAAAAACAAAGGTGCCACTCGCGCCTGCTTCTTTACCACAGAAAACCGGGACCGGGACCTAGCTTAAGTCCTTGACCTTCGAACTGGTGAACGGCTGTAGATACCAAAAATAAGAAGCAGCTGCTTAagctataaaataaaattaaatcatgcAATGGCCAGTGATCAATATAGCATGCACGGTTATTATACCTGCGGTATCTGCCATAATCTGGGCTCCTCTGCCTGCCGTAATCTGGGCTCCTCTGCCTGCCGTAATCGGGACTCCTACGCCTGTCTGGTCCATTATATCTATCATACACAGGGCTGCGTGGATGACCGTAGTCAGGACTTGGCCGCCTGCGATAGGCCGGACTCGGTGATCTGTCATAACCACCTCGTCTCGGACTGTCATAATTGTCACCCCTATCACCATCATCCCTCAGTGCATACTCCACAGACACCACCCTGTCCAGTATCTTACTGCAAACAAAATGAGACCAGAAATTCATTATTTATACATAGCATTAGCACAAGAAACCAGCAAATTCTTACCAATAGATATCGCAATATCACAATTCACAACACTGACCTCATATTCGTACACTCAAGAGCTTTCGTAGCATCTTCTTGTGTTTCAAACTGCACGAATGCAAAGTTCCTACGAATTCGGACATGAAGAACCTTCCCATAAGGTTCAAAGTGCTTTTCTATATCACGAACTCTAGTACGAATTGGGTCAAAGTTGATCACAAATAGGGTTTTTGTGGGCTTCTGGTTTGCCCTTGAGCCATCACGATGACGCCCACGTTCACCCTGTAATGGTAAAACAAACAGACAACACAGATTACATAGGACATTGTTTTAGTCTGACAAAATGACAATCTCATCAAGAAGTAAATACAAATGAACAtgctaaaaaaaaatatagtaccATACCCTAGCCCATTCAACAGAGAGCCTTCGCTTTTCATAGCCAAACGGAAAATTGTCAAGTGCACGAATTGCTTCTTCAGCATCACGCTCATCCTCATAATAGACAAAAGCAAAACCTGCAACGGAACTAGTATTAGAGACATAAATAACGATGAAACGCATCAAGCATGTTATCCCTCACCAGAAGTACATCAGCCAAATCAGGAAATCATTTTTCCTGTCAGGAACAAAGGAATACAACACCTGAAAATATGAGTGGGGGTCTGATGGACAAGAAGCTGTAGAGAGGCGTGGAATGATGGACAAAATCATGTTGCAATTATAAGGTTTAAATCCAAAATTCAGATCTGATATTGTGACTGCCAAGCATGCTTCTCCATTCAGACAGCACAAGTGAATTCAGAAATAGTACATTGATCCCCTATATGCATTGAAGCTAGGCATGGCTTAATAAATTCATTGATTGATTGATGGTTCCCCTATGAACATTCTGATGGATGTCAAGTGTTGGGTGATGAGGTAAGTGAGTGTTGAATAATCAGGTATGAAAATGCAGAGAGCAAGCAAGCAAGAAGGTTCGCTTCCAAAAAGGAAAATTGCAGAGGTTGGCGAGCCAAAAGATAGAACCTCAACGTATTTTTCCTTAGAGAAAGTTCCTGCGTCAAAACAAACACTTAAAAATCCAGAGGATTTCCCTAAAGACATTGCACAATTTTGGTGATTTGTTTCATATATTTTCCAACCGGTTATCCGAACTAGGCAATTCAAGCCACAAAAACTACCCATATGTCGGCGCCACATCCAAAATATCGCCGTCGCAATATCTTAGGTTTCAGTGGCCTGTTTAGATCAAACATCAATCATATTTTTACAAAATCGGGTTTCTTGTGAGTGACAAACTCACTTCACAGCTCACTAATGAAAGTTACTATTAAAaaatcttcatcatttacattcCCTAGTCGACACAAGCAATTACCACCGATGAAATTGATCATTCAGAATGCCgcattaaaaaatatacaaataaaagaaaaattgcatTTGAGCTAAACAAAATTGCAATTTGAAAGACACTAGAGCTAATACATTCGAAAATTTGAAACGTGCACTTGAGCCATTCATAACCAATCAGCAAAACTTTTTAGCACATTacagaattaataaaaaaatttaccagATTTCATGTCAACGCGGTCAATTCTTCCATACTTTGAGAACAATCGCTCCAGCTCCGATTGTCGTGTATCATACTCCAAATTCCCAGCAAAAACAGGCCTCATCTTCTTCTCTTAACCTTCGTTAAACAGAAGAACTCAAAATCAACCCAACaattaactaacaaaaaaaaaaagaaaacctagaAACAGATAAACTAAAGAACAGAGAAATATCCAAATATCCCGAAACTTAAGAACCCTCATCGCATGGATTTTCACCTCTGCAATATTCACAAACCCTAAAATGTGAAGGGAGGAGGAAGAGGTCGGAGGAGAAAAAACTCAAAAAGGCGTACTCGAAAATGGGGAAAAGCGTGGAATTTTTGGTGTGCGCCTTTTTCAGCGTAGTTTGGAATAATCCAATAATTCCCAACGGGCAATGATGGCAGTACCCGAACCCGCAAATAATAACTTGACCCGATGAAGAGCGGGTTTTGATTGGGGCGGGGCGGGCGGGATCGGGTTTAGGATATACCCGCCCCGCTATATATCTTTCAGAAATTAGGGTTTCTTCACTTCAGTGCCTCACTCTTTCTTCTTCATCGTATATCTCAATCCTCCTTACTCCATCATTATTGTTACAGTTTCATGGTTTCATGGATGACGATAACCTTTTTGTGCCGGTCAATGCCGCACTGGGAATGGATGAGGATGACGGCGCAGCCGGCCCGGGAGAAGTCATCGACCCCCGAGAGTGCCGGTGATAGTGGCAGTGAGGGTGACAGTGATAATGGCAGTGAGAGTGATGAGAGCGATGGCGGCGACGCCGTTGAAGCCGCCGCTGCCGCCTTAGCCGCTGAAGTCGCTGCCGGAGGGCGAGCTAGCTTGAATTACTTCGCTCTGGTCACCGTCATCATCACCGGCACCACCCGCGTTGCAACCTCCGCCAGAGGCGCCTCCGCCACCGCCCGCGGCGCCGCCTCCACCCGTGCCGTTTCCCTCATCAACGTTGCTGTCTCCTTCG is drawn from Arachis hypogaea cultivar Tifrunner chromosome 12, arahy.Tifrunner.gnm2.J5K5, whole genome shotgun sequence and contains these coding sequences:
- the LOC112726539 gene encoding serine/arginine-rich splicing factor RS31, with the protein product MRPVFAGNLEYDTRQSELERLFSKYGRIDRVDMKSGFAFVYYEDERDAEEAIRALDNFPFGYEKRRLSVEWARGERGRHRDGSRANQKPTKTLFVINFDPIRTRVRDIEKHFEPYGKVLHVRIRRNFAFVQFETQEDATKALECTNMSKILDRVVSVEYALRDDGDRGDNYDSPRRGGYDRSPSPAYRRRPSPDYGHPRSPVYDRYNGPDRRRSPDYGRQRSPDYGRQRSPDYGRYRSRSPVRRSRT